From a region of the Leishmania major strain Friedlin complete genome, chromosome 4 genome:
- a CDS encoding surface antigen-like protein — MSVKHLLMAAMLVAVACSVAMASDASSWSSSSAPAHGSVSLVTMPTAPSSKSSISSSSATGANETASTTSTTTNTVNTAASSCAVSNCVTCSSTNPNVCTTCNPGYAVDRLGQCMVVGSCNVAHCVTCHANDNARCLSCASGYMPTASFKCVPEQSKNAALRTSSMVVSVGVALVGTALTMA; from the coding sequence GATGGCCGCGATGCTGGTAGCCGTCGCATGCTCGGTGGCCATGGCGTCGGATGCCTCGAGCTGGTCGTCCTCGAGCGCCCCAGCCCACGGATCGGTCTCCCTTGTGACCAtgccgacagcgccgtccagcaAGAGCAGCATCAGCTCGTCGAGTGCAACTGGCGCCAATGAGACGGCGTCTACCACCTCCACCACAACGAACACTGTGAACACGGCGGCATCTTCGTGCGCCGTTTCGAATTGCGTCACCTGCTCGAGCACGAACCCGAACGTCTGCACGACGTGCAACCCCGGCTACGCCGTCGACCGCCTTGGACAGTGCATGGTTGTCGGCTCCTGCAACGTTGCCCACTGCGTCACGTGCCACGCAAACGACAACGCGCGTTGCTTGAGCTGCGCCTCGGGCTACATGCCGACGGCCTCGTTCAAGTGCGTCCCGGAGCAATCAAAAAATGCGGCCCTCCGCACTTCCTCCATGGTCGTCTCTGTCGGTGTGGCATTGGTGGGCACTGCGCTGACTATGGCCTAA
- a CDS encoding surface antigen-like protein, whose translation MPAFAFRSNPHKRGAAAVLLLLAIAVVATLTVSAQTIDDYPPVACDGTVPNCLECRKVGMLSLCSNCKEGYSTAVSPANPTEFGKCKPYDLSTCRLQNCLRCAADDNTKCVQCPVGYPNINTYLCDRTTAAPTTVAPSITTTTTTTTASPTTAAPATTTTAAPTTAAPTTSAPSSDCQAPSCATCAPGNQYTCAVCESGMVLMASGQCMAAGSCSVTNCAQCYPNDNNRCSSCESGYALTVSYTCIPRKSGNAAASPTPLLAALAIVAVAATVACVM comes from the coding sequence ATGCCCGCCTTTGCCTTCCGCAGCAACCCCCAcaagcgcggcgccgctgccgttcttctgctgctcgccatcgccgttGTAGCTACCTTGACGGTGTCTGCGCAGACCATCGACGACTACCCTCCTGTTGCCTGTGACGGCACAGTGCCGAACTGCCTGGAATGCCGGAAAGTGGGGATGCTAAGCCTGTGCTCGAACTGCAAGGAAGGCTACTCGACCGCTGTCTCGCCCGCGAACCCCACCGAGTTCGGCAAGTGCAAGCCCTACGATCTGAGCACATGCCGCCTTCAAAACTGtttgcgctgcgccgccgatGACAACACCAAGTGCGTGCAGTGCCCTGTCGGCTACCCGAACATCAACACGTACCTCTGCGATAGGACCACGGCGGCCCCGACAACCGTAGCCCCgtccatcaccaccaccaccaccaccaccacggcgtCCCCGACGACTGCGGCCccagccaccaccaccacggcggccCCGACAACTGCAGCTCCGACAACCTCGGCCCCCTCCAGCGACTGCCAGGCCCCGTCGTGCGCCACCTGTGCACCGGGCAACCAGTACACTTGCGCCGTGTGCGAGTCCGGCATGGTGCTGATGGCGTCCGGCCAGTGCATGGCCGCTGGCTCCTGCAGCGTGACCAACTGCGCGCAGTGCTACCCGAACGACAACAaccgctgctcctcgtgcGAGTCCGGCTATGCCCTCACCGTCTCGTACACCTGCATCCCGCGCAAGTCAGGCAACGCAGCGGcttcgccgacgccgctgttggcggcgctggccatAGTGGCGGTTGCAGCGACTGTGGCGTGTGTCATGTAG